The Syntrophales bacterium DNA window CCATGAGGTATCTTCTCTACCAGAGAACTCTATCGGGTGGGTCAATTTTGTGTTGCCGTTTGCCCTCCAAGTGGGTCAATTTTAGGTTACCAAAACCAACGCTTATGACCTCTACGCTGTATGTAACACTGTCATCCCACGCGACTGCGGAACCGGTGTCTACCCGCATAGTCTCTCCGGCACTTAGATCAAAAGAGAGGAGATCGCCTGCAACCTGAATAAAGGCAATCCCATCTCCTGATATCTTCTCCAAGATAAAACCCTCACCGCCAAAGAGGATGGCACCAACTCGTTTTTGAAAGGCTACGGATATACCCACGTCACCCACGGCGGCACTGAAGTCGTCACGTTGAGCTAAAACGGTGTTTCCGTTAAGACCTATAGGCAGTATCCGGCCAGGTACGCTTCCGGCGAACCCAACTTCGCCATGACCCCTAAAATAAGTAAAAAACAGCGATTCACCCGCCATCAACCGCTTGCCCGCTCCGACTATTTTGCCTAACATTCCCCCAGTAATGCCTTTGTTCTCGGGTAAATGGGTTTCGAAACTTACATCGCCCGTGGTGTAAACCATCTTCCCCGCCTCAGCGAAGGGTGTTACCTGTCGGGTTACAGGTATTTTTAAAACCTCAAGATTGCCGCCTTCTATTGAGTAAAGATCGCCCCGTCTTTCAAGTATGTACATTTCTTGTCCTTTCCTTAACTTTTTTAATAAGCAGGCATTCTGTTCTTACCCGAGCCTGCCAATCAGGGCTAGCATACACGCAAGGAAAGCATTATACTTCCACTGCACTATATATGAACATGAGTGCCACCATTTTATGGAAAGAAATGTTTTGAGGTGTTAACCAGTAAGTAGTTTGAAATGATGTCCGGGGAAGGGGAGGGGTTGAAAAATTAAACAGAAGTGGAAATGGCTGTTTTTTGTATGAAGTGCCGGTACCAAAAATTTTTGAGTTGCTGATTGGAGAAAGAGTATCCCTCTTTTCTCAAGACATCTGATATCTTGCTGAATGACAGGTACTTGCAGGTGTCAATGTTTTCCAGTAAAAAACTTTCAAATGGAATTGGCTGATTCTCCCCAAAATCCTTAAAACACGAGGCAATTCCTCTTTTGCCGACTGCTTTTAATATCCATTGAATCTTACTGAAGTCTACTCCAAGAGTGTGCGCGATCTCTCGCACCTCCACACCGTTGTTTGCCATTAGCACAGCCTTTGCCTTCTTCGTGTTCATTCCTTCAAGTGCCGTGATTTCCCAGTCGGCTAATGTTCTGGTAAATCTTCGTATTTTTCGTGGGTAGTCAACACGGAACGAGTATCCAGTTTTTAGATGAACGTCAAGATGGTCATTGTGTGTGATGATTTTTTCAATAATAACTTGAAACAGATTTCTTTTTTCAGAAAGTTCGGTGAGGTCAAGTACTAGCCAAAAATTTTCCAAGGCAATTTCGTACTGCTTGCGCGTTTTAGCAGGATCAAGATCGGGAAGGGAAAAATTCAACTCGCTTATTTGATTCTGGTATGTTTCGTTATCGGCTTTCAGCGCTTCAATACGGTCTTTAAGCTCCGCTTTATCCATGAATTCAGACTCAAACATCTCAAAATATTTGTTGATACTTTTTATGTTTTTCTGGATGAGTGTTTTTAGCCTCTGGATATTCTGCGCTGCAGTTTTTTCCTGATTGCGGTACTCAGCTTCCCCGTTGATCATGGACTCAAGAATTTCGGTCTTGTCTTTTTCAATTGTTTCGATCAGCCTGTCTGTAATGGATGCTTCTATCTTCCCGGCGTGAAATGATTTCAAGGTACACGCTGATCTGCCCTCATTAGCGCTACGGCCGCAACGATAAAATCTTTTTCCTATTTTATAGTCTCCAGAGCTGACCAGGCCACTGCCGCAAACATTGCACTTCAGCAATCCTGTCAGGAGATGTTTAGTTGCGGGGTGGCTGGGCGTGCGAGTCCTTTTTTGGATTTCCCGTCTGACTTCCTGATAAGTATCGAACGTTACAATCGGGTCAATGTTTCCATGCTCCAGTTCTTTGTCTATTTCAATCATGCCCGCATAGGTATAATTGCCAAGCATTCGCCCAATTGTTGAAGAATCAAAACGTTTGCCATATTTTGTTCTGAACCCGTTGTCGTTAAGGTATTCGGCTATTCCGACCATGCCTATTCCGTGAAGCGAAAGGTCAAATATCTTTTTTACGATCTCATGGCCCGGACCGTTATCGGGCACGAGCCTGTTCTTTTCCTCGTTTAGTTTCAGGCCGTATGGCACATGTCCCAGCGGCAGTCGCTTTACCCGCTTTCGTGTGTTCTTGACCGCCTTGATCCTCTGAATTATCGAATCCCGTTCAAACTCTGCCACGCTTCCAAGAAGGCCAAGTAAAAGCTTGCCCATGGGGGTATTGACATTGAAGTTTTCGCTGATGGAAATAAGCTCAACTTTGTTGCCTTCAAGGAGTTCAAGTATGCTCAGCAAATGGCTGA harbors:
- a CDS encoding AIM24 family protein, with translation MYILERRGDLYSIEGGNLEVLKIPVTRQVTPFAEAGKMVYTTGDVSFETHLPENKGITGGMLGKIVGAGKRLMAGESLFFTYFRGHGEVGFAGSVPGRILPIGLNGNTVLAQRDDFSAAVGDVGISVAFQKRVGAILFGGEGFILEKISGDGIAFIQVAGDLLSFDLSAGETMRVDTGSAVAWDDSVTYSVEVISVGFGNLKLTHLEGKRQHKIDPPDRVLW
- a CDS encoding recombinase family protein, with the translated sequence MSTNTYTAIYVRVSTEEQAQKGYSTKNQIDQLTQTTKKQGWKYRIFDDMGYSGTKYDRPGLTAMLDLVKEGKIERILVWKIDRLSRKLSHLLSILELLEGNKVELISISENFNVNTPMGKLLLGLLGSVAEFERDSIIQRIKAVKNTRKRVKRLPLGHVPYGLKLNEEKNRLVPDNGPGHEIVKKIFDLSLHGIGMVGIAEYLNDNGFRTKYGKRFDSSTIGRMLGNYTYAGMIEIDKELEHGNIDPIVTFDTYQEVRREIQKRTRTPSHPATKHLLTGLLKCNVCGSGLVSSGDYKIGKRFYRCGRSANEGRSACTLKSFHAGKIEASITDRLIETIEKDKTEILESMINGEAEYRNQEKTAAQNIQRLKTLIQKNIKSINKYFEMFESEFMDKAELKDRIEALKADNETYQNQISELNFSLPDLDPAKTRKQYEIALENFWLVLDLTELSEKRNLFQVIIEKIITHNDHLDVHLKTGYSFRVDYPRKIRRFTRTLADWEITALEGMNTKKAKAVLMANNGVEVREIAHTLGVDFSKIQWILKAVGKRGIASCFKDFGENQPIPFESFLLENIDTCKYLSFSKISDVLRKEGYSFSNQQLKNFWYRHFIQKTAISTSV